One genomic region from Thalassotalea sp. PS06 encodes:
- a CDS encoding XrtA/PEP-CTERM system exopolysaccharide export protein, producing the protein MVAIVFLGIITGCSSNQSLPSATVRPAQTETADSYNYLIGPGDQLNIFVWRNPDVSGSFIVRPDGKITTSLVEDIMASGKTPTQLARTIEEQLSTYLREPIVTVTVNRFIGPYSEQIRVIGEAAQPRAVSYGQNMTLLDVMIAVGGLTQFADGNQSVLVRVENGEQKQYLLNIEDLIKDGDISANVDVLPGDIIVIPEAWF; encoded by the coding sequence ATGGTTGCTATTGTCTTTTTAGGGATAATAACTGGATGTAGTTCAAATCAATCATTACCCTCTGCAACAGTCCGCCCCGCTCAAACAGAAACCGCGGATTCCTACAACTATTTAATCGGTCCTGGTGATCAGTTGAATATCTTTGTCTGGCGCAATCCAGACGTTTCAGGCAGTTTTATTGTCCGTCCTGATGGCAAAATCACCACATCGCTGGTTGAAGACATCATGGCATCCGGTAAAACACCTACTCAGCTAGCTCGTACTATTGAAGAGCAGCTATCCACTTATCTGAGAGAGCCCATAGTAACGGTTACCGTAAACCGCTTTATCGGCCCCTACAGTGAACAGATTCGCGTTATTGGTGAAGCAGCACAGCCAAGAGCTGTCAGCTATGGCCAAAACATGACCCTCCTTGACGTGATGATTGCAGTCGGCGGCCTGACACAGTTTGCCGATGGTAACCAATCCGTTCTGGTTCGAGTCGAAAATGGCGAACAGAAGCAATACTTGCTCAATATTGAAGACCTTATTAAGGACGGCGACATCAGCGCTAATGTAGATGTGTTACCGGGCGATATTATCGTGATTCCGGAAGCATGGTTTTAA
- a CDS encoding TIGR03013 family XrtA/PEP-CTERM system glycosyltransferase — MQNKNTNYYAVLLRLLILTDFSIFFITFAISNQFVLQHFNNLEVLGYSLFFAFVMQLAFLGLGLYKPKLRDKWWGMVRRLILATALSFLFLMLVQTLFKQSYYLTQTLFNACLYSFVTTLLLRTLFLKVNFLGFAKRNVLILGSGERATIIENRMRRKIDRQGFNLVGYSRMPGDAKAQIPEDKIIDLDMPLSEYVVRQNIHEIVIATDERRDNLPVEELFSCKLRGVVVSDILDFFEAETGQIAVNLIYPSWLIFSEGFSSSNEIRNNLDWLFNASLAFILFLLTWPIMLLAYLAIKLEDGISAPGFYWQERVGLNGQIFRIVKFRSMKVDAERHGIKWSSEEDDRVTKVGKFIRKYRIDELPQIYNVVIGDMGFVGPRPERPEFVSHLQKVIPYYYERHNVKSGLTGWAQLKYPYGSSDEDAQEKLKYDLYYIKHRSFLMDLLILIQTAEVVILGKGR, encoded by the coding sequence GTGCAAAATAAAAACACTAATTATTATGCAGTCCTATTGAGGCTGTTGATTCTTACCGACTTCTCTATTTTCTTCATTACATTTGCCATAAGTAACCAGTTTGTGCTGCAGCACTTCAATAATTTAGAGGTACTAGGTTACTCATTATTTTTTGCGTTTGTGATGCAGCTGGCGTTTCTTGGACTTGGCTTATATAAGCCTAAGTTAAGAGATAAATGGTGGGGCATGGTGCGTCGATTAATATTGGCCACTGCGCTTAGCTTTTTATTCTTAATGTTGGTACAGACATTATTTAAACAGTCTTATTACCTGACGCAAACGCTATTTAATGCCTGCTTATATAGCTTTGTTACGACGTTATTACTCAGAACCCTGTTCTTGAAGGTTAACTTTCTTGGATTCGCCAAGCGTAACGTATTAATCCTTGGTTCTGGCGAAAGGGCGACTATCATCGAAAACCGAATGCGTCGAAAAATCGACCGCCAGGGCTTTAATCTGGTTGGCTACAGTCGCATGCCGGGCGATGCAAAAGCTCAGATCCCAGAGGATAAAATCATCGATCTCGACATGCCTTTGTCGGAGTATGTCGTTCGTCAAAATATTCATGAAATTGTCATCGCCACTGATGAACGCCGCGATAATTTGCCCGTTGAAGAGTTGTTTTCCTGTAAGTTAAGAGGTGTCGTGGTTTCAGATATCCTTGACTTCTTTGAAGCGGAAACCGGACAAATTGCTGTTAACCTGATCTATCCTAGTTGGCTCATTTTTTCTGAGGGTTTCTCATCTTCCAATGAAATTCGCAATAACCTCGACTGGCTGTTTAATGCATCCTTGGCGTTTATATTGTTCTTGCTAACCTGGCCAATAATGTTACTCGCCTACCTGGCGATTAAGCTTGAAGACGGCATCAGTGCGCCGGGTTTTTACTGGCAGGAGCGGGTTGGGTTAAATGGCCAAATATTCCGAATCGTGAAATTTCGCAGCATGAAAGTCGACGCTGAACGCCATGGCATTAAATGGTCTTCTGAAGAAGATGACCGGGTAACTAAGGTTGGTAAGTTCATCCGCAAGTACCGCATCGATGAGTTACCGCAAATCTATAACGTTGTTATCGGAGATATGGGTTTTGTTGGCCCGCGCCCAGAGCGTCCGGAGTTTGTGAGTCATCTGCAAAAGGTTATTCCATACTACTACGAGCGCCATAACGTTAAGTCAGGTCTTACTGGCTGGGCACAATTGAAATACCCTTACGGCTCCAGTGATGAAGATGCCCAGGAAAAACTTAAGTATGACCTGTACTATATCAAGCATAGAAGTTTTTTAATGGACTTACTTATCCTGATACAAACCGCTGAGGTGGTTATCCTTGGAAAAGGGCGATAA
- a CDS encoding polysaccharide deacetylase family protein — MDYKADIFKYSGLGWLLWRFRPDGLYGFNYHRIGDPADTQYDPNLFSCSAEQFETHLKFYKQNFDVVSTKELIALMRNDTPIKERLAVITFDDGYHDNYQYAYPLLKAANVPATFFIATDFIDNPSVPWWDEVAWLLKNTQVSSALLNKWQLPIKWPELPETEKIRVMLRYIKQNHRVTMPDKLAMLRQACGIDENEVTMSQSLFMDWNMLREVIANGVSIGSQTCSHQILSHLEEEQQEKEIINSKLRLEEQLGSTINTFAYPVGGEHTYNQTTMNLLRKSGYQLAFTFLHNYCTNLLENRFELPRFSVDNQCSVGDLKYNVSKNMFNHRLSPFSKDNHLSGLYQDK; from the coding sequence ATGGATTACAAAGCAGACATATTTAAATATTCCGGGCTGGGTTGGCTGTTATGGCGGTTTCGTCCTGATGGGCTCTATGGATTTAATTATCATCGCATCGGTGATCCTGCAGATACCCAATATGATCCAAATCTGTTTAGCTGCAGTGCTGAACAATTTGAAACCCACCTGAAATTTTACAAACAAAACTTTGATGTTGTCAGTACCAAAGAGCTAATTGCGCTGATGCGCAATGATACGCCAATCAAGGAACGATTAGCCGTAATCACTTTTGATGATGGCTATCACGATAATTATCAATATGCGTATCCACTGCTGAAAGCGGCAAATGTGCCGGCAACGTTTTTCATTGCGACCGATTTTATCGACAACCCGAGTGTTCCCTGGTGGGATGAGGTTGCCTGGTTATTGAAAAATACCCAGGTAAGTTCGGCTCTACTGAATAAATGGCAACTCCCTATTAAATGGCCAGAATTACCAGAAACGGAAAAAATTCGGGTTATGCTGCGGTATATCAAGCAAAACCATCGGGTAACGATGCCTGACAAGCTGGCGATGCTGCGCCAGGCTTGTGGCATTGATGAGAATGAAGTAACGATGTCACAATCTTTGTTTATGGATTGGAATATGCTTCGAGAGGTCATTGCTAATGGCGTTTCTATCGGCTCGCAAACCTGTAGCCATCAGATACTGTCTCACCTCGAAGAAGAGCAGCAGGAAAAAGAGATAATTAATTCCAAGCTGCGCCTCGAAGAGCAGCTTGGCAGCACCATAAATACCTTCGCTTATCCGGTGGGTGGTGAACATACCTATAACCAAACAACAATGAACTTATTGCGTAAAAGTGGTTATCAACTGGCCTTTACCTTCCTACACAACTACTGTACGAACTTACTGGAAAACCGCTTCGAACTGCCGCGGTTTTCCGTTGATAATCAATGCTCGGTGGGTGATTTAAAATACAACGTCAGTAAAAATATGTTTAACCACAGGTTATCGCCCTTTTCCAAGGATAACCACCTCAGCGGTTTGTATCAGGATAAGTAA
- a CDS encoding glycosyltransferase family 2 protein, whose product MEFVFWIAVLAILYSYLIYPVLCFIFAKFFGTETSVSALNDEQLPAVSVVIAAYNEEHCIAERVENLLNQDYPLQKLHIFIGSDGSIDATNAILETLEHPCLNISLFSPNRGKASTLNDLLTQVETEIVVFSDANTQFEANAIRELVAGFSDPSVGAVCGELELYNLGTNANKDNLYWRYEQFIKYQESKLDALLGANGAIYAIRQELYTPISANTIVDDFQIVMNIARQGRKVVYHRGAKAREEVAPSAQDEGKRRIRIGAGNYQAFSNLFWLLNPKQGWRCFAYFSHKVLRWFTPHLMVLALVSNFLLATETFYFGFLLLQVTIYGLGIWGIKKIDQGQTTPWFITFIAFFLRLNTALMQGFVLFSRRNLTGTWQRTSRS is encoded by the coding sequence ATGGAGTTCGTGTTTTGGATAGCTGTGCTAGCAATTCTTTATAGCTACCTGATTTATCCAGTTCTCTGCTTTATCTTTGCCAAATTCTTTGGAACCGAGACATCCGTATCCGCGCTTAACGACGAGCAATTACCTGCTGTCAGTGTAGTCATTGCCGCATATAATGAAGAGCATTGCATTGCCGAGCGTGTCGAAAACCTTCTCAATCAAGATTATCCATTGCAAAAGCTTCATATTTTTATCGGCTCAGATGGTAGCATTGACGCAACTAACGCCATTCTGGAAACGCTTGAACACCCCTGCCTAAATATAAGCTTATTTAGCCCAAACCGCGGAAAAGCGAGTACGTTAAACGATTTGCTGACTCAGGTTGAAACCGAAATCGTGGTTTTTTCTGATGCCAATACCCAATTTGAGGCCAATGCGATACGCGAGTTGGTAGCCGGTTTTTCCGATCCAAGTGTTGGTGCCGTTTGTGGCGAGCTCGAGCTATACAATCTTGGTACCAACGCCAACAAAGATAACCTTTACTGGCGCTATGAGCAGTTTATTAAATATCAGGAAAGTAAGCTTGATGCCCTGTTAGGAGCCAACGGCGCAATCTATGCCATACGCCAAGAGCTGTATACTCCAATTAGTGCCAACACCATAGTAGACGATTTTCAAATCGTGATGAATATAGCCAGACAAGGCCGCAAGGTAGTTTATCACCGTGGCGCTAAAGCCAGAGAAGAAGTGGCACCAAGTGCCCAGGATGAAGGCAAGCGTCGAATACGAATAGGCGCTGGCAACTATCAGGCATTCAGCAACCTGTTTTGGCTACTCAACCCCAAACAAGGCTGGCGATGTTTTGCTTATTTTTCCCATAAAGTATTACGTTGGTTTACCCCACATCTTATGGTATTAGCCCTGGTCAGCAATTTCCTGCTCGCTACCGAAACGTTTTATTTTGGATTCCTGTTACTTCAAGTCACTATTTATGGGCTCGGTATTTGGGGAATTAAAAAAATCGATCAAGGACAAACCACCCCCTGGTTCATCACATTCATTGCGTTTTTTTTGCGCCTGAACACCGCCTTAATGCAAGGCTTTGTTCTGTTTAGTCGACGAAACTTAACTGGCACTTGGCAAAGGACTTCCCGCTCATGA
- a CDS encoding glycosyltransferase, translated as MNNKWDVIYIGNEYSTDNRTSSHHIAKRLAAQHNLLYVEAAGLRMPRFSISDLKKIFSRLQKAFKPKPAKQANDFNLLTLFLLPFPSTWWISRFNKKRAIAKITARSEQLGFGSRPIVWCTVPTLAEVIEQLYPQAIIYYCVDDFSSLPGVNQNRIVGLDHQLSQQADLIFTPSMPLFERKRKQYQHVLLSPHGVDVAHFSQANQPGPIPDELANISGPVIGFFGLIEYWIDIELICFVARKLPQATCLLIGRVTVDLKQFDIPDNVLFIGQRAYEQLPDFARRFDVAIIPYVLNDQVFNSNPLKLREYLATGKPVVSVSCPEIDKYHEVVNIAQDYEEFAKLVELAITNDNPQASVQRQKVVEKDTWESRYSKVCQHVEAILKNKNSMEQ; from the coding sequence ATGAATAACAAATGGGATGTTATTTACATCGGTAATGAGTACAGTACGGACAATCGCACCAGTAGTCATCACATCGCAAAACGACTCGCTGCTCAACATAATTTGCTTTATGTTGAAGCTGCTGGGCTGCGCATGCCTCGCTTTTCTATCTCCGATCTGAAGAAGATTTTTAGCCGATTACAGAAAGCCTTTAAGCCAAAACCTGCCAAACAAGCAAATGACTTTAATCTGCTGACGTTGTTTTTATTACCATTCCCGTCTACCTGGTGGATTAGCCGTTTCAATAAAAAGCGTGCTATCGCAAAAATAACCGCGAGAAGCGAACAGCTTGGCTTTGGTTCTCGCCCAATAGTCTGGTGTACCGTACCAACATTGGCAGAAGTCATTGAACAGCTCTATCCACAAGCAATTATCTATTACTGTGTTGATGATTTTTCATCACTGCCGGGGGTAAATCAGAACCGAATCGTGGGACTCGATCACCAGTTAAGCCAACAAGCGGATTTAATTTTCACACCTTCAATGCCGCTATTTGAAAGAAAACGAAAGCAATATCAACATGTATTGTTAAGCCCGCATGGTGTCGATGTTGCCCATTTCTCTCAGGCAAATCAACCTGGCCCAATTCCCGATGAACTGGCAAATATTTCTGGCCCGGTTATCGGTTTCTTTGGATTGATTGAATATTGGATAGATATCGAGTTGATATGTTTTGTCGCTCGCAAACTTCCCCAGGCGACCTGCTTACTCATCGGCAGGGTTACCGTCGACCTTAAACAATTCGATATTCCCGACAATGTTTTATTTATCGGCCAACGTGCCTATGAACAGTTACCGGATTTTGCCCGTCGCTTTGACGTCGCAATTATCCCTTATGTGCTTAATGATCAGGTGTTTAATTCCAACCCGTTGAAGCTGCGGGAGTATCTGGCAACAGGAAAACCAGTTGTTTCGGTGAGTTGTCCGGAAATCGATAAATATCATGAGGTTGTCAATATCGCTCAGGATTATGAGGAATTTGCGAAATTGGTCGAGTTGGCAATTACGAATGATAACCCGCAAGCAAGTGTTCAGCGTCAGAAAGTGGTAGAGAAGGACACTTGGGAATCGAGATATAGCAAAGTCTGCCAGCATGTAGAGGCAATTCTTAAAAATAAAAATTCCATGGAGCAATAA
- a CDS encoding NAD-dependent epimerase/dehydratase family protein, with the protein MRTVIIGCGNLARIHVHKLRKLNPQVALAIVDIDPQRLEQFAKELDISASFQSIDEMLNVFQPEYAHITTPPGSHYGLCKKLLASRIHCLVEKPLAMTSEEVADLLSDAEANKLKLTVNHMRSFDPMVEQARQLIEKKQFGAVKAVKGRYSFDYFDNRKYDPTSRWMEKLPGGPVFDIAPHVFSAMEQFTGPLSYQASQVTAFDNKVHDYQLLLNNQRGIFASAHMNLNTLPLKNELEIECERGAVNLDFRNFIISYQSVSSLPNAISRVTGNLHGAWQLLWGTSAAVVKFLLKRLDPYAGLDRVIKDFYSEQMSNDFAIDARRYLEIMERETAFISQPEESKDIQLPPADVLVTGARGFLGQSLVSRLLQQGRTVRVLLHSNKPLPESWQNYEQQLQVVIGDIYDGKLVSRTCENVKKVFHLAAAMQGSWHYHLDTTVTGTNNLLAACSTHNIEQLIYISTLNVYHGDDYRFSNKVDETFQFEREPQNRGNYSHAKWQAEQAVRSFAAEHESTQVTIFRPGLIYGPGLDPCLNDLGISLGDNYLISIGMGDRRLPLVYVENVVDACVAALKHSEGALKIFNLVDDDYPTQREYIELLNENGRKKRLIPVPLAVYKSAFWVLDKLCSIGLKRNPHLSYRLRSISASPKFDTREAQQVLHWQPQVGLKQGVSAAIAAGEQVKN; encoded by the coding sequence ATGAGAACCGTTATTATAGGGTGTGGTAATTTAGCCCGTATTCACGTGCACAAATTACGTAAACTAAATCCACAAGTAGCATTGGCTATCGTCGATATTGATCCCCAGCGGCTCGAACAATTCGCTAAGGAACTGGATATCAGTGCCAGTTTTCAGAGCATTGACGAAATGTTGAATGTATTTCAGCCCGAATACGCTCACATAACAACGCCCCCTGGCAGCCATTATGGATTGTGTAAAAAGCTGTTGGCCAGCCGGATCCATTGTTTGGTTGAAAAGCCGCTGGCGATGACCAGTGAAGAAGTTGCTGATTTATTGTCGGATGCCGAGGCGAATAAACTGAAGCTGACGGTCAATCATATGCGCAGTTTTGATCCTATGGTTGAGCAGGCGAGACAGCTCATTGAAAAGAAACAATTTGGCGCCGTAAAAGCAGTAAAGGGTCGCTATAGTTTTGACTACTTTGATAACCGTAAATATGACCCTACCAGTCGCTGGATGGAAAAGCTTCCGGGTGGCCCGGTGTTTGATATTGCGCCTCACGTGTTCAGCGCTATGGAGCAGTTCACCGGACCATTAAGTTATCAAGCCAGTCAGGTCACAGCTTTTGATAACAAAGTTCATGATTACCAGTTGTTGCTGAACAATCAGCGGGGGATTTTTGCCAGTGCTCACATGAACCTGAATACCTTACCGTTGAAAAATGAACTGGAAATCGAATGTGAAAGGGGCGCTGTTAACCTTGATTTTCGTAACTTCATCATTAGCTATCAAAGCGTCAGTTCACTGCCTAATGCCATCTCCCGGGTAACGGGAAATCTGCATGGTGCCTGGCAATTGCTATGGGGAACATCGGCTGCAGTGGTCAAATTTCTGCTTAAGCGGCTCGATCCCTATGCTGGTCTGGATAGAGTTATTAAAGATTTCTATTCTGAACAAATGAGTAATGACTTTGCCATTGATGCTCGGCGTTATCTGGAAATAATGGAGCGGGAAACGGCATTTATTTCTCAACCAGAAGAAAGTAAAGATATTCAATTACCACCAGCCGATGTACTGGTCACGGGCGCTCGCGGCTTTCTTGGTCAATCTTTAGTTTCCAGATTATTGCAGCAAGGACGAACCGTTCGAGTGTTACTGCATTCCAATAAACCTCTGCCGGAAAGTTGGCAGAACTATGAACAACAGTTACAGGTAGTGATTGGTGATATCTATGATGGCAAACTGGTTTCTCGTACCTGTGAAAATGTTAAAAAAGTATTCCATCTGGCGGCCGCAATGCAGGGTAGCTGGCATTATCACTTAGATACCACAGTTACCGGCACCAATAATTTGCTCGCAGCCTGTTCAACTCACAATATCGAACAACTTATTTATATCAGTACGCTAAACGTTTATCACGGTGATGATTATCGCTTTAGCAACAAAGTAGACGAAACGTTTCAGTTCGAGCGCGAGCCGCAAAACCGTGGTAATTACTCCCATGCGAAATGGCAGGCCGAACAGGCGGTGCGAAGCTTCGCTGCCGAACATGAAAGTACTCAGGTTACCATTTTCCGCCCAGGGTTAATTTATGGTCCGGGCTTAGATCCCTGTTTGAACGACCTGGGGATATCTCTTGGAGATAACTATCTGATCTCAATCGGTATGGGTGACCGACGCCTGCCGCTGGTTTATGTGGAAAATGTCGTCGATGCCTGTGTTGCGGCACTCAAACACAGTGAAGGAGCTCTGAAAATATTTAATCTGGTCGATGATGACTATCCAACACAGCGAGAATATATCGAACTTCTCAATGAAAATGGCAGGAAAAAGCGGTTAATTCCGGTTCCGCTGGCGGTTTATAAATCTGCGTTTTGGGTTTTGGATAAGCTCTGTTCAATTGGCCTGAAACGTAATCCTCACCTTTCTTATCGCTTACGTTCGATTTCCGCATCACCGAAATTCGATACCCGCGAAGCTCAGCAGGTTTTGCATTGGCAACCGCAGGTTGGCCTGAAGCAAGGCGTAAGTGCGGCAATTGCTGCCGGTGAGCAGGTTAAGAACTGA
- a CDS encoding lipopolysaccharide biosynthesis protein, with protein sequence MKELLLKSTAFRFLERFVLLFISLLLTPFMINHLGEDGYGLWILILSVLTWFNVVNLGFPVAVQRNITLALEENDNDQVNRVFSTSIALFFALGLLAAGGLLVLAQFPQWLGVPGPMEVTVTYCFYFFTLKIIWGFLMNCLHGFYAAVLRFDIDANISSLNAILKALGVFVFLPSMDIFGAVAATLAADAITNTYKLYWVRKNYPQLRFSKSLISRAEFSNLFHFSKHVVALGIARTINAKSDPVIVTRIFDVASVTMFSIANRLAHHVEAFVGSVSGIFQPIFTRMFARGANMERFFHQVTSLNIFICATFFMPLFVLSPLFIPLWVGEQFLPATQLIGFFVFGYLCIAAGSGIKNVLLAQANHKWLSVANLIGAIVHILLSIYLAQDYGLIGVAMGTPIGFLVSELVIKCYLLKHYCGFRLWPIYFRFLSAAVIVFGFGYPIKTWILQYATPGWGTFIVYGLILFPVMALVNYFLLLDRGVKEKLADMLNQFRQGQLKSKQVTK encoded by the coding sequence ATGAAAGAGCTTCTCCTTAAAAGTACAGCGTTCCGGTTTCTGGAGCGCTTTGTACTGCTATTCATCTCGTTATTGTTAACGCCATTTATGATTAACCATCTTGGTGAGGATGGTTATGGCCTTTGGATTTTGATTCTCTCCGTTCTCACCTGGTTTAACGTGGTTAACCTTGGGTTTCCTGTGGCGGTGCAGCGCAATATTACTTTGGCGCTTGAAGAAAATGACAATGACCAGGTTAACCGGGTTTTCTCGACTTCAATCGCTTTATTCTTTGCGCTTGGCCTCCTGGCTGCTGGTGGATTACTGGTTCTTGCGCAGTTTCCGCAATGGCTTGGGGTACCGGGTCCGATGGAAGTCACCGTCACTTATTGTTTTTACTTTTTCACATTAAAAATTATTTGGGGCTTTTTAATGAATTGCCTGCATGGTTTTTATGCGGCAGTGCTCAGATTTGATATTGATGCCAATATTTCTTCCCTAAATGCGATCCTGAAAGCGCTTGGTGTGTTTGTTTTCTTACCGTCGATGGACATTTTTGGCGCCGTCGCCGCAACATTAGCTGCAGACGCAATCACCAACACTTATAAATTATATTGGGTCCGCAAAAACTACCCGCAATTACGTTTTAGCAAGTCGCTGATCAGTCGCGCTGAATTCAGTAACCTGTTTCATTTCTCTAAACATGTGGTGGCGCTGGGCATAGCCCGGACCATCAATGCTAAATCTGATCCGGTGATTGTGACGCGAATCTTTGATGTCGCCTCGGTTACTATGTTCAGCATTGCCAATCGTCTTGCCCATCATGTAGAAGCATTTGTCGGCTCAGTCTCGGGCATATTCCAGCCGATATTTACCCGGATGTTTGCCCGCGGCGCGAATATGGAACGATTTTTCCATCAGGTTACTAGCCTCAACATCTTTATCTGCGCGACATTCTTCATGCCCCTGTTTGTTTTAAGTCCACTGTTTATTCCGCTTTGGGTAGGAGAACAATTTTTACCGGCAACCCAGCTTATCGGATTTTTTGTCTTCGGCTATCTTTGTATAGCGGCGGGTAGTGGCATTAAGAATGTTTTGTTGGCACAGGCTAATCACAAGTGGTTGTCGGTAGCGAACCTGATAGGTGCGATAGTCCATATTTTATTGTCGATTTATCTGGCCCAGGACTATGGCCTGATTGGGGTGGCGATGGGAACTCCAATTGGATTTTTGGTTTCTGAATTAGTAATCAAATGCTATTTGCTCAAACACTATTGTGGCTTTCGGTTGTGGCCGATTTATTTTCGCTTTTTATCAGCGGCAGTGATTGTTTTTGGCTTCGGATATCCGATTAAAACCTGGATCTTACAATACGCAACCCCGGGTTGGGGAACATTCATTGTTTATGGATTAATCCTGTTTCCGGTGATGGCCCTGGTTAACTATTTCTTGTTACTGGACAGAGGCGTAAAGGAAAAACTTGCCGATATGCTGAATCAGTTCAGACAGGGGCAGTTAAAGTCAAAACAAGTTACCAAATAA
- a CDS encoding phenylacetate--CoA ligase family protein, which yields MDIYSTFFKSVLFPGYERFKGRRTSSLLSAAEQRLQWPLEKIEQYQLQNLKNLVDYSYRHVPYYQQQWRDIGFHPQDLTCLDQLEQLPLLTKQNVKDHYQQLVPESKRASNYKKSTGGSTGRPFHFELDKGSYETRQAIMWRGYGWGGVNIGTRTWYLWGVELGQQSWKAKLKDDLFHRFYHRKIANSFALSRDNFEDYVADFNAYKPNAVVAYVAPLYRLAKYINEQGIRLHQPAVILTGAEALLEYQRQEIEKAFGCQVLNTYGCREFMLIAAECSQQHGLHMNIDQLVIETIDDSGNRIKNATGDIVITDLFNYGMPLIRYVNGDQGVISERQCNCGNPLPILENVSGRKLDIIRSPKGQILPGEFFPHLLKDYKGIERFQVRQKTLSTLDIFIVANEKFESSVLDSIDGHIRQALGEKLEVAYHQVNDIPLTSTGKHRVTISEL from the coding sequence ATGGATATTTACAGTACTTTCTTCAAATCGGTTTTATTTCCAGGGTACGAGCGTTTCAAAGGGCGACGCACATCGTCACTATTGTCGGCAGCTGAACAGCGTCTGCAATGGCCTCTGGAAAAGATTGAACAGTATCAATTACAGAATCTTAAAAACCTTGTCGATTACAGCTATCGACATGTTCCCTATTACCAGCAGCAATGGCGTGACATCGGTTTTCATCCCCAGGACTTAACCTGCCTTGACCAACTTGAACAGCTGCCACTGTTGACCAAGCAAAATGTCAAAGACCATTACCAGCAGCTGGTGCCTGAATCAAAACGTGCCAGTAATTATAAGAAATCTACCGGCGGCTCGACCGGGCGTCCCTTTCATTTTGAGTTAGATAAAGGTAGCTATGAAACCCGCCAGGCAATTATGTGGCGAGGTTACGGCTGGGGTGGCGTCAATATTGGCACCAGAACCTGGTATCTCTGGGGTGTTGAACTTGGCCAGCAAAGCTGGAAAGCAAAACTAAAGGACGATTTATTTCATCGTTTTTATCATCGCAAAATCGCCAATTCTTTTGCCTTGAGTCGAGATAACTTTGAAGATTATGTCGCTGATTTCAATGCCTACAAGCCAAACGCCGTCGTCGCTTATGTTGCGCCTTTATACCGCCTTGCTAAATACATCAATGAGCAGGGTATTCGTTTACATCAGCCTGCAGTGATTCTTACCGGGGCTGAAGCGTTATTAGAGTATCAGCGCCAGGAAATCGAAAAGGCATTTGGCTGTCAGGTTCTCAACACCTATGGTTGCCGGGAATTTATGCTCATCGCCGCCGAATGTTCTCAGCAACACGGCTTGCACATGAACATTGATCAGTTGGTTATCGAAACCATAGATGACAGCGGTAACCGCATTAAGAACGCTACAGGTGACATTGTTATCACTGACCTTTTCAATTACGGAATGCCACTTATTCGCTATGTGAATGGCGATCAGGGGGTTATTTCTGAGCGACAGTGTAACTGTGGTAACCCGTTGCCAATTCTCGAAAACGTAAGCGGCCGCAAACTGGATATCATCCGTTCTCCGAAAGGGCAAATACTCCCAGGTGAGTTTTTCCCTCATTTGCTAAAAGACTATAAGGGTATTGAGAGGTTTCAGGTACGTCAGAAAACCTTGTCGACATTGGATATCTTTATTGTCGCCAATGAAAAATTCGAGTCTTCAGTGCTCGATTCCATTGATGGCCATATTCGCCAGGCATTAGGTGAAAAGCTCGAAGTGGCTTACCATCAGGTGAATGATATTCCCCTGACCAGCACTGGTAAACATCGTGTGACGATATCGGAGTTATAA